One region of Hymenobacter sediminicola genomic DNA includes:
- a CDS encoding TolC family protein yields MKRLRLIVAAALLTLAGPVCAQRPAGLIPAVPSSAPVAASDSGQVFSLTDLLTFVALRHPVARQAGLLPERALQEVRYARGLFDPAATSKYYGKTFGGKEYFHDWDSQLRVPLWFGADLKAGFDRGVGTYVNPESYTSPAGLSYVGLSVPLAQGLLIDERRAAVRQAQALQDLADAERRSALNKLLLQAAKDYWDWSLNYQRLQLLDRNTGLANTRFEAVRQRVVFGDLAAIDSVEALTELQNRQATLAQARVQFRNSTLLLSNYLWNEQNQPLELPAAARPQVLPGPAAWQPLPPDSVAALAELAQRIHPELQKSRAKLNQLGVERRLLSNKLLPKLSVDYNLLQAGQPFSPESPASLSGSYLQNNYKLGVSFAYPLLLRQERAKLQLNRLKLRETELDLQQDTREIQTGVRTVANEWEALREQLRLQEQVVRNAERLRVGEQIRFENGESSVFLINARESTLVSARVKLAELQAKYAQTQATLRWAAGGVE; encoded by the coding sequence ATGAAACGGCTCCGACTGATAGTAGCAGCGGCATTGCTGACCCTGGCTGGGCCAGTATGCGCGCAGCGGCCGGCTGGGCTGATACCTGCGGTGCCTTCGTCGGCTCCCGTTGCCGCCAGCGATTCCGGGCAGGTGTTCAGCCTCACCGATCTGCTGACCTTCGTGGCGTTGCGGCATCCGGTGGCACGGCAGGCCGGGCTGCTGCCGGAGCGGGCGTTGCAGGAAGTGCGCTACGCCCGAGGCCTCTTCGACCCCGCGGCCACCAGCAAATACTACGGCAAGACCTTCGGCGGCAAAGAGTACTTCCATGACTGGGACAGCCAGTTGCGGGTGCCGCTCTGGTTCGGAGCCGACCTGAAAGCTGGGTTCGACAGGGGAGTGGGTACGTATGTAAATCCGGAAAGCTATACTTCGCCAGCTGGCCTGAGCTATGTAGGCCTCTCGGTGCCACTGGCACAGGGCCTGTTGATAGATGAGCGACGCGCTGCCGTGCGCCAGGCCCAGGCATTACAGGACTTGGCCGATGCAGAGCGCCGCAGTGCCCTCAACAAGCTACTACTGCAGGCCGCCAAAGATTATTGGGACTGGAGCCTGAACTACCAACGTCTGCAACTGCTGGACCGCAACACCGGTCTGGCCAACACCCGCTTTGAAGCGGTACGTCAGCGGGTGGTTTTCGGCGACCTGGCCGCCATCGACTCGGTGGAAGCCCTGACGGAGCTGCAGAACCGGCAGGCCACGCTGGCACAAGCCCGGGTGCAGTTCCGCAACTCCACGCTGCTGCTCTCCAACTACCTCTGGAACGAGCAGAACCAGCCGCTGGAGCTGCCGGCTGCTGCCCGGCCGCAGGTGTTGCCCGGCCCCGCTGCCTGGCAGCCCCTGCCTCCCGATTCGGTGGCCGCGCTGGCCGAGCTGGCGCAGCGTATCCATCCGGAGCTGCAAAAAAGCCGCGCCAAGCTCAACCAGCTGGGCGTAGAGCGCCGGCTGCTTTCCAACAAGCTGCTTCCTAAGCTTTCCGTTGATTACAACTTGCTGCAGGCGGGCCAGCCATTCAGCCCCGAGAGTCCGGCCAGCTTGAGCGGCAGCTACCTGCAGAACAACTACAAGCTGGGCGTGAGCTTTGCCTATCCGCTGCTGCTGCGTCAGGAGCGAGCCAAGCTGCAGCTCAACCGCCTAAAGCTGCGCGAAACCGAGTTGGACTTGCAGCAGGACACACGTGAAATTCAGACCGGAGTACGCACTGTGGCCAACGAATGGGAAGCCCTGCGCGAACAGCTGCGCCTGCAGGAGCAAGTAGTGCGAAATGCGGAACGCCTGCGCGTTGGCGAGCAAATTCGGTTTGAGAATGGGGAAAGCTCTGTATTCCTTATCAATGCCCGCGAATCGACGCTGGTATCTGCCCGCGTGAAACTGGCCGAGCTGCAGGCAAAATACGCACAAACCCAGGCTACCTTGCGCTGGGCGGCTGGCGGGGTAGAGTAA
- a CDS encoding AsmA-like C-terminal region-containing protein gives MKRPSLRQFLAISVLGLVLTLVGTAWVLGTRWGQRQLEKLIRERVSRNSDLVLAPFEVDISALRHFPHFTVSLRHVLLTDTSFGRAVPVLRVGQVDARLELSHIWRGEFRMSHLTLRDAEFRQLTDSLGRDWGLRGKGPRRNTPSIPPNFDLDSLVLVNVSVQDRNELHNGGFDAYVRQGRLVVQVRKGLAHTTGTLDGQLNYLRSGRGNLFQNEPVVAQIRYRYDFRRREGTFLRTRATLNGDTVLVNGTHRGAAPNEPRGTRLNLQFEGKQPLLEVLHVALPTSLDHFLDDARSPSHAHIRYSIRGISGPTTRPRTVLRFALRNAQVQWADSARRIQRWDARGVFDNGPSHSPRTTSLSFEQCRIYSKAGELDASLTVSDFTRPRLQGHVRGRTELQTLASVVVPTLWRARRGEATIDLKLDGTLPEIPDRASRRALRADTLLPPIAARGTVQLENASFTIPRRQADMTGLNVRIRLRDSLWTLENLAGQLNGMQVRANATTTYLLAYFSGQHPTTNVTGTFEVDELRTRELQRLLAAPHGRNRPAQRAARLGRTPNQELATKAMNLLPPGLRLNIRLRCGLLILASDTLEQLAATVRHNGRYVQLRDLHVRVWGGQVSGVVSWPTDTLNLQPVAARLAVQFPSLNYQQLLARVTRPSRRAPGAPKDPTLREVLLAANGQATVVVNELVLPGNNNLRNVRLRIDKKGPSFLIPALSFRSSSGGTGQLSASARLKGTQLLNARADLNLRYATLDVQHLLQLLASLSTIPSPNDDAPRRRPTRTPGASSPFLDGTVTGRVNVAADQIRYGALRGSQFKLVSSLDAGAARLEQCSLQAFGGNISLRGVLQTNAGANSHPLHAQLRLNRIQLPELFGLATGLGLDVLAPENIRGTMDGETDLHTSLDNAFLPKLSQTQAFLKTQLHDLELLNVEALMEALKFMREERTSHLYFEPVSPRFVLDGGRLLIPNLQLNSNLTDMDVSGEYYLTGQANLYVGLSPLQALFGNNEKRIARIQSGEAAQRRSRGLVYLNLSRTTPGSRYKVRPFQKQEQRQNKDAMLLEYQELLRTQKLDTTLRLLQ, from the coding sequence ATGAAAAGACCTTCGCTTCGTCAATTTCTGGCTATTTCTGTGCTGGGATTGGTGCTGACGTTGGTAGGAACGGCCTGGGTGCTGGGCACACGCTGGGGCCAGCGGCAGCTAGAGAAGCTCATTCGGGAGCGGGTATCGCGCAACTCCGACTTGGTGCTGGCGCCCTTTGAAGTGGACATTTCGGCATTGCGCCACTTCCCGCATTTCACCGTTTCGCTGCGGCACGTGCTGCTCACCGATACTTCGTTTGGGCGGGCGGTACCGGTGCTCCGGGTGGGGCAAGTAGATGCGCGGCTGGAGCTGAGCCACATCTGGCGCGGCGAGTTCCGGATGAGCCACCTGACACTGCGCGATGCTGAGTTCCGGCAGCTGACCGACTCGCTCGGGCGCGACTGGGGCCTGCGTGGTAAAGGACCGCGCCGCAACACGCCCAGCATACCGCCCAACTTCGACCTCGACTCCCTGGTATTGGTGAACGTGAGCGTGCAGGACCGCAACGAGTTGCACAATGGCGGCTTCGATGCCTATGTGCGGCAGGGCCGGCTCGTGGTGCAGGTGCGCAAAGGCCTCGCCCATACCACAGGCACCCTGGATGGGCAACTCAACTACCTGCGCAGCGGACGTGGCAATCTGTTCCAGAACGAGCCAGTTGTGGCCCAGATTCGCTACCGTTACGACTTTCGGCGGCGCGAAGGCACTTTTCTGCGTACCCGCGCCACGCTCAACGGCGACACGGTGCTGGTAAATGGCACCCACCGGGGCGCGGCGCCCAATGAACCCCGCGGTACCCGCCTCAACCTGCAATTTGAGGGCAAGCAGCCGCTACTGGAAGTGCTACACGTGGCGCTGCCCACCAGCCTCGACCATTTTCTGGATGACGCCCGCAGCCCCAGCCACGCCCATATCCGGTACAGCATCCGGGGCATCAGTGGCCCCACTACGCGGCCTCGTACCGTTCTTCGCTTTGCCCTGCGCAACGCCCAGGTGCAGTGGGCCGATTCGGCGCGGAGGATACAGCGCTGGGATGCGCGCGGCGTGTTTGATAACGGCCCCAGCCACTCACCCCGCACCACCAGCCTCTCGTTTGAGCAGTGCCGTATCTACTCGAAAGCCGGGGAGCTGGACGCCTCACTCACGGTATCTGACTTTACACGCCCGCGCCTGCAAGGGCACGTGCGGGGCCGTACCGAGCTGCAGACGCTGGCTTCTGTGGTGGTACCTACCCTCTGGCGTGCCCGCCGAGGCGAGGCCACCATTGACCTGAAACTGGACGGCACACTGCCTGAAATACCAGACCGTGCTTCCCGCCGCGCGCTGCGCGCCGACACGCTGTTGCCACCCATTGCGGCCCGCGGTACTGTACAGCTCGAAAATGCGTCCTTCACTATTCCGAGGCGGCAAGCTGATATGACAGGGCTCAACGTGCGTATCCGGCTACGCGACAGTCTATGGACGCTGGAAAACTTGGCAGGACAGCTGAATGGAATGCAGGTGCGGGCCAATGCTACTACCACGTATCTGCTGGCCTATTTCAGCGGGCAACACCCGACCACAAACGTAACAGGCACTTTTGAAGTAGACGAGTTGCGCACCAGAGAATTGCAGCGGCTGCTGGCGGCCCCGCACGGCCGAAACCGACCCGCCCAGCGAGCCGCACGCCTAGGCCGCACGCCCAACCAGGAGTTGGCAACTAAGGCCATGAACTTGCTGCCACCGGGCCTGCGCCTCAACATTCGGCTACGCTGCGGGCTACTGATACTGGCCTCCGATACGCTGGAGCAGCTGGCAGCTACAGTACGCCACAACGGGCGCTATGTGCAGCTCCGTGACCTGCACGTGCGCGTATGGGGCGGGCAAGTGAGTGGCGTAGTAAGCTGGCCGACTGATACGCTCAATCTGCAGCCCGTAGCGGCCCGGCTGGCGGTGCAGTTTCCTTCCCTCAACTACCAACAGCTGCTGGCCCGTGTAACGCGCCCTTCGCGCCGCGCCCCTGGTGCCCCCAAGGACCCTACCCTGCGCGAAGTGCTGCTGGCTGCCAACGGACAGGCAACTGTGGTGGTAAATGAATTGGTGCTGCCCGGCAACAACAACCTGCGCAATGTGCGTCTGCGCATCGATAAAAAGGGTCCCAGCTTCCTGATTCCGGCGCTTTCCTTCCGCTCCAGCTCGGGCGGCACCGGGCAGCTCAGTGCCAGCGCCCGCCTCAAGGGCACGCAGCTACTCAATGCCCGCGCCGACCTCAACCTGCGCTACGCTACCCTCGATGTGCAGCATCTGCTGCAACTACTGGCCTCTTTGAGCACCATTCCCTCGCCAAACGACGATGCCCCGCGCCGCCGCCCTACCCGTACGCCCGGCGCCTCCTCTCCTTTTCTTGACGGCACCGTGACCGGCCGGGTAAACGTAGCCGCTGACCAGATCCGGTACGGGGCCTTGCGGGGTAGTCAGTTTAAATTGGTGAGTAGCCTGGATGCAGGTGCAGCGCGGTTAGAGCAGTGTTCATTACAGGCGTTCGGTGGAAACATTTCGTTGCGTGGCGTATTGCAGACCAACGCTGGCGCCAATTCCCACCCGCTGCATGCCCAACTCCGCCTGAACCGTATTCAGCTACCGGAGCTGTTTGGGCTGGCTACCGGTCTTGGCCTAGATGTGCTGGCTCCTGAGAACATTAGGGGTACTATGGATGGCGAAACTGACCTGCATACCTCCCTCGACAATGCTTTTCTTCCCAAGCTCAGCCAAACCCAGGCTTTCCTCAAAACGCAACTCCATGACCTGGAATTGCTGAACGTGGAAGCCTTGATGGAAGCCCTGAAATTCATGCGGGAAGAGCGCACCAGCCACCTTTACTTTGAACCCGTGAGCCCCCGGTTTGTGCTGGATGGCGGCCGTCTGCTGATTCCGAACCTGCAGCTCAATAGCAACCTCACGGATATGGACGTGAGCGGAGAATACTACCTCACCGGCCAGGCCAACCTATATGTGGGCTTGAGTCCCTTACAGGCGCTGTTCGGCAACAATGAAAAGCGAATTGCCCGTATTCAGAGCGGAGAAGCTGCCCAGCGTCGCAGCCGGGGCCTTGTTTACCTGAACCTGAGCCGAACTACGCCCGGCAGCCGCTACAAGGTGCGCCCCTTCCAGAAGCAGGAACAACGCCAGAACAAGGACGCAATGCTGCTGGAATATCAGGAGCTGCTCCGCACCCAGAAGCTGGATACCACGCTTCGCCTGCTGCAATAG
- a CDS encoding tetratricopeptide repeat protein translates to MLTASAAGAQTPKLEQLRAKVQAHPQADTTRVNRLNELAFEQRSKAPRESRASFEDALQLAQGLHYRFGEAKAQLGLGFYYRKRNEYGPAQLYTQQARQAFSEIGDLRNQLACTYNLAYIFSGQGNYTQALDHAQQALTLAERLKDPHWLVLMNAQMGIISTEVGEYEKAREYLERCLQLSRHHHNQPGVSQGLRGLGDLYRTQGNWDSARRYYQQDATLTRQLGDEPGFLVEEMNVADMEERLGNYPKAFAYSYRVLHQLRQLDVVGYLPWTQLVLARAHLHTNRPDSALIYGKASLQASLRSGVKENIRDVSEVLTQASVRLGHFPDAYRYQTLYGTYQDSLSSRELIRRIAALQYSYELDRRQTRISQLTRNEQLIRQKNQQQQWLLVVSLVGLGAVAGLSVVLWRSNRQKQRAYALLEQKQADLLATQQQLVAAEKWAFVGELSAGIAHELQNPLHFMKNFAEVSVAMLDQDSTRAVPTLGATDGLKQEILAGLKQNLQEISQHGQRASSIITDMLTHARTGTSQHELVRVNELIEENLRLAYQEMQARNHGFQATLRTELDESVQEAQLVRTEIGRVLLNLFTNAFHALAARQAQLGADYAPVLHVSSRRVGSQIEIRVRDNGTGMSAAVKQQIFTPFFTTKPTGQGTGLGLSLAHDIVTKGHGGVLQVETEEGNYTEFTLVLPA, encoded by the coding sequence TTGCTGACTGCTTCAGCAGCAGGCGCTCAAACGCCCAAGCTCGAGCAACTGCGGGCAAAAGTGCAGGCGCACCCACAGGCTGATACGACGCGAGTAAACCGGCTGAACGAGTTGGCATTTGAGCAGCGTTCCAAAGCGCCCCGCGAGTCGCGCGCTTCTTTCGAGGATGCCCTGCAGCTGGCTCAGGGCCTACATTACCGTTTCGGCGAAGCAAAAGCGCAGCTTGGACTCGGCTTTTATTACCGCAAACGCAATGAATACGGCCCGGCCCAGCTCTATACGCAGCAGGCTCGCCAGGCTTTTTCTGAAATCGGCGACCTGCGCAACCAGCTGGCTTGCACCTACAATCTGGCCTATATCTTCTCCGGCCAAGGAAACTATACGCAGGCGCTGGACCATGCCCAGCAAGCCCTAACTCTGGCTGAGCGTCTGAAAGACCCGCATTGGCTGGTGCTGATGAACGCGCAGATGGGCATTATCAGTACGGAGGTAGGTGAGTATGAGAAGGCGCGCGAGTATCTGGAGCGGTGCCTACAACTGTCCCGGCACCACCACAATCAGCCGGGAGTGTCGCAGGGCCTGCGCGGCCTCGGCGACTTATACCGCACACAGGGCAACTGGGATAGTGCCCGCCGCTATTACCAGCAGGATGCTACTCTGACACGCCAGTTGGGTGATGAGCCTGGCTTTCTGGTAGAGGAAATGAATGTGGCGGATATGGAGGAGCGGTTAGGAAACTACCCCAAAGCCTTTGCTTACAGCTACCGGGTGCTGCACCAGCTCCGGCAGCTGGACGTAGTCGGCTATCTACCCTGGACCCAGCTCGTGCTGGCCCGCGCCCACCTGCATACCAACCGCCCCGATAGTGCCCTGATCTATGGCAAAGCCAGCCTGCAGGCCAGCCTGCGCAGCGGCGTGAAAGAGAATATCCGAGATGTGAGCGAAGTGCTTACCCAGGCCAGCGTACGGCTCGGGCATTTTCCGGATGCTTACCGGTACCAGACTCTGTACGGTACCTATCAGGACAGCCTCAGCAGCCGTGAGCTTATTCGGCGCATTGCCGCTCTGCAGTACAGCTACGAGCTGGACCGCCGGCAAACCCGAATTAGCCAACTGACCCGCAACGAGCAGCTGATCCGGCAGAAAAACCAGCAGCAGCAGTGGCTTTTGGTGGTGTCGTTGGTGGGACTGGGGGCGGTGGCTGGGCTAAGCGTGGTGCTGTGGCGCAGCAACCGCCAGAAGCAGCGCGCTTATGCCTTGCTGGAACAGAAACAGGCTGATTTGCTGGCTACCCAGCAGCAGTTGGTAGCGGCTGAGAAATGGGCGTTTGTAGGTGAACTGTCAGCTGGTATTGCGCATGAGTTGCAGAATCCGCTGCATTTCATGAAGAATTTCGCGGAAGTCAGCGTCGCTATGCTCGACCAAGACAGCACGCGCGCCGTGCCAACACTAGGCGCGACGGATGGTTTAAAACAGGAGATTCTGGCGGGCCTCAAACAAAACCTGCAGGAAATCAGCCAGCACGGGCAGCGTGCTTCCTCCATCATCACCGACATGCTGACGCACGCCCGTACCGGCACCAGCCAGCACGAACTGGTACGGGTAAATGAGTTGATAGAAGAGAATCTGCGGTTGGCTTATCAGGAAATGCAGGCCAGAAACCACGGCTTTCAGGCAACACTGCGTACAGAGCTGGATGAGTCGGTGCAGGAGGCGCAGCTGGTGCGCACGGAGATAGGCCGGGTACTGCTCAACCTGTTCACCAATGCCTTTCACGCGCTGGCCGCCCGCCAAGCGCAGCTCGGCGCAGACTATGCACCTGTGCTCCATGTAAGCAGCCGCCGTGTGGGCAGCCAGATTGAGATTCGGGTGCGCGACAATGGTACGGGTATGTCGGCGGCAGTGAAACAGCAGATTTTTACCCCCTTTTTCACTACCAAACCCACCGGCCAAGGAACGGGCCTAGGCTTATCACTGGCCCACGATATCGTCACGAAAGGGCATGGCGGAGTGCTGCAAGTAGAAACGGAAGAAGGCAACTACACGGAGTTTACGCTGGTGCTACCGGCTTAG
- a CDS encoding DUF1361 domain-containing protein, whose product MPLTFALPQIRQRLSLLLVLGASLTLSVVLITFRVFLTHQITFVFLLWNLFLALIPFGLSTMLGLSAGRLKARVLLPVGAVWLLFFPNAPYILTDLFHLEPRTGVPYWFDLALLLSAAWNGLMLAYASLTDMQALVTRRLGWWSGWAFATVALLLSSFGVYLGRYLRFNSWDIVTNPLTLFYDILNRILHPMSFSGTWGVTLLYGVFLLLGYATVRLLGRMGEEPGE is encoded by the coding sequence ATGCCGCTAACCTTTGCCCTGCCCCAGATTCGCCAGCGCCTGAGCCTGCTATTGGTACTGGGCGCTTCGCTCACACTGAGCGTTGTGCTGATAACGTTTCGGGTATTCCTGACCCATCAGATTACCTTCGTATTTCTGCTCTGGAATCTGTTTCTGGCACTTATTCCGTTCGGGCTGAGTACTATGCTGGGATTGTCGGCGGGGCGGCTGAAGGCACGCGTGCTGCTGCCAGTGGGTGCAGTGTGGCTGCTGTTTTTTCCTAACGCGCCCTACATCCTCACCGACCTGTTTCACCTGGAGCCGCGCACCGGCGTACCCTACTGGTTCGACCTGGCCCTGCTGCTAAGTGCCGCCTGGAACGGCCTGATGCTCGCCTACGCCTCTCTTACCGACATGCAGGCACTGGTGACGCGCCGCTTGGGCTGGTGGTCCGGCTGGGCATTTGCCACCGTAGCGCTGCTACTGAGCAGCTTCGGAGTGTATCTGGGCCGCTACTTGCGCTTCAACTCCTGGGACATCGTCACGAATCCGCTGACGCTGTTCTACGATATTCTGAACCGCATTCTGCACCCGATGTCTTTCTCCGGTACCTGGGGCGTAACGCTGCTCTACGGAGTGTTTCTGCTGCTCGGCTACGCCACAGTGCGCCTGCTGGGACGCATGGGGGAGGAGCCGGGCGAATAA
- a CDS encoding DUF3817 domain-containing protein: MNSSLLSTSLGRLRVVGFLEGWSFLILLLVAMPLKYLAGEPLAVRYVGMAHGVLFVAYVLLVLQNALEHSWGMRKTGLALVASFVPLGTFWADKHLFRSAN, translated from the coding sequence ATGAATTCTTCTTTGCTCTCAACTTCCCTGGGCCGCCTGCGCGTAGTCGGGTTTCTGGAAGGCTGGTCTTTCCTGATTCTACTGCTGGTAGCCATGCCGCTCAAATATCTGGCCGGCGAGCCGCTGGCGGTACGCTATGTAGGCATGGCACACGGCGTGCTGTTCGTAGCCTATGTGCTGCTCGTGTTGCAAAATGCTTTAGAACACAGCTGGGGCATGCGCAAAACTGGACTGGCACTAGTGGCTTCGTTTGTTCCGCTGGGCACTTTCTGGGCCGACAAGCACCTGTTTCGTAGCGCCAATTAA
- the dgt gene encoding dGTP triphosphohydrolase, whose product MMHLQTDSSDAPTMSWERLLSRRRYPEQPQLHLVTDAPPVRGAFVADYDRVVFSSAFRRLQRKTQVMPLPETDFVHTRLTHSLETACVGRSLGRLGGRLLLEENAALAAALPHLDSDFGDIVAAACLAHDIGNPPFGHSGEDAISAYFRSAAAEPFVRMLNASQRADLQQFEGNAAGFRVLTHTYAAHSSGSAGLGLTYATLGAFTKYPRPSIVEEASLTRGTSEKKYGYFQTEAPRFLEVVRELGLLSKPIGTDIGGFYHRHPLAFLVEAADDLCYRIIDFEDGLKLGLIPCEIGLALLRDMLGDAPGRRGSVEWRDWREELGYLRARLINRLVQQTARLFANRADDLLRGRADEPLVQQLDCWEQLQHVHRLTVEHLYRSRPVLEIEAAGFEVLAGLLDAFLHATFDPHTGPRSRKLLHLLPEQFRAEGPQQVATAYEQIILLTDYIGGLTDQNALSLFRTIRGIDLPKGF is encoded by the coding sequence ATGATGCACCTCCAGACCGATTCTTCCGACGCACCCACCATGAGCTGGGAACGGCTGCTCAGCCGCCGCCGCTACCCCGAGCAGCCCCAGCTGCACCTCGTCACGGATGCGCCGCCCGTGCGCGGCGCTTTTGTCGCCGATTATGACCGGGTTGTGTTCAGCTCCGCGTTTCGGCGGCTGCAGCGCAAAACCCAGGTAATGCCGCTGCCCGAAACCGACTTTGTGCACACCCGCCTGACCCATTCGCTGGAAACAGCCTGCGTGGGCCGCTCCTTAGGTCGTCTCGGAGGCCGGTTGCTGCTTGAGGAAAACGCGGCGCTGGCGGCTGCGCTGCCGCATCTTGACTCTGACTTCGGTGATATTGTGGCTGCCGCCTGTCTGGCGCACGATATCGGCAACCCGCCATTCGGGCACTCCGGCGAAGATGCCATATCCGCCTACTTCCGCAGTGCGGCCGCCGAACCGTTTGTGCGCATGCTCAACGCCTCACAGCGCGCCGATTTGCAGCAGTTCGAAGGCAATGCTGCTGGTTTTCGCGTCCTTACGCATACCTACGCCGCCCACAGCAGCGGCTCGGCCGGTCTGGGCTTGACATATGCTACCTTGGGCGCTTTCACCAAATACCCTCGGCCCTCAATAGTAGAAGAAGCCAGCCTGACGCGCGGCACCAGCGAGAAAAAGTACGGTTACTTTCAAACTGAAGCACCCCGCTTTCTGGAAGTAGTCCGGGAGCTAGGCTTGCTCAGTAAGCCCATCGGCACCGATATCGGCGGATTTTATCACCGACACCCGCTGGCGTTTCTGGTCGAGGCAGCCGATGATCTATGCTACCGTATCATCGATTTTGAGGACGGCCTCAAACTGGGCCTGATTCCGTGCGAAATCGGACTGGCGTTGCTGCGCGACATGCTCGGCGACGCGCCCGGCCGCCGAGGCTCGGTAGAGTGGCGCGACTGGCGCGAGGAACTCGGCTATCTGCGTGCGCGCCTCATCAACCGCCTGGTGCAACAAACCGCCCGCCTTTTTGCCAACCGCGCCGACGACCTGCTGCGCGGCCGCGCCGATGAGCCGCTGGTCCAGCAACTCGACTGTTGGGAGCAACTCCAGCACGTGCACCGCCTCACGGTGGAGCACTTGTACCGCAGCCGCCCGGTACTGGAAATAGAGGCGGCAGGCTTCGAAGTATTGGCTGGCCTGCTCGATGCGTTTCTGCACGCCACCTTCGACCCCCATACTGGGCCACGCTCCCGCAAGTTGCTGCACCTGCTGCCCGAGCAGTTTCGGGCCGAAGGCCCCCAGCAGGTCGCTACTGCATATGAGCAGATTATCCTGTTGACAGACTATATCGGCGGCCTCACCGATCAGAATGCCTTGAGCCTGTTTCGGACAATTCGGGGAATTGACCTGCCCAAAGGATTTTGA
- a CDS encoding HlyD family secretion protein yields the protein MPFAEHPLAETDPLTSRFRAFEQVQTPQSGRTVARWLTALGLLVLIAGFLPWTQNIRSTGTLTTLRPQDRPQIVPSTIAGRIEAWKVREGQQVKKGDTLVIITEIKEKYFDPELLARTQEQLQAKISALEENRAKGTALSSQQDALRSGLRISLDKARNKVTQSRLKVNSDEAELRAADNDFSIAQQQLARQEALYAQGLKSLTELEQRRLKFQESTAKRQAVENKLNASRQELTNSQLELSSLQAEYQDKIAKSESDRRSTTAYQFDSEGQIAKMRNELANLSIRAGYYHIRAPQDGYVVRALKAGIGEIVKESEPIVTVMPNTPALAAELYVRPMDVPLLSVGRKVRLQFDGWPALVFTGWPGTSFGTFGGTVAVIDNIDSQGQYRILVTPDPDQEPWPKPLRVGSGVYGWALLDDVPIWYELWRQLNGFPPDFVGNPGADGTTGTLGTSKGAKADKSAKYGGEEEESK from the coding sequence ATGCCCTTTGCTGAACATCCATTAGCTGAAACCGACCCGCTGACCAGTCGTTTCCGCGCTTTTGAGCAGGTGCAGACGCCGCAGTCGGGCCGTACGGTGGCCCGTTGGCTCACCGCGCTGGGCCTGCTGGTGCTGATAGCCGGCTTTCTGCCCTGGACCCAGAACATCCGCTCGACCGGCACACTCACTACCCTGCGCCCCCAAGACCGTCCTCAGATTGTGCCTAGTACTATTGCCGGCCGCATTGAGGCCTGGAAAGTGCGGGAGGGGCAGCAGGTGAAGAAAGGCGATACGCTGGTCATCATTACCGAAATCAAGGAAAAATACTTTGACCCGGAACTACTGGCCCGCACGCAAGAGCAGTTGCAGGCCAAAATTTCGGCGCTGGAAGAAAACCGGGCGAAAGGTACGGCCCTCAGCAGCCAGCAGGATGCTCTGCGCAGCGGCCTGCGCATCAGCCTCGATAAAGCCCGCAACAAAGTAACGCAGAGCCGCCTGAAGGTGAACTCCGACGAAGCTGAGCTGCGCGCCGCCGACAACGACTTTAGCATTGCGCAGCAGCAACTGGCCCGCCAAGAAGCCCTGTATGCGCAGGGCCTTAAGAGCCTGACGGAGCTGGAGCAGCGCCGCCTCAAGTTTCAGGAAAGCACTGCCAAGCGGCAAGCCGTAGAAAACAAGCTGAACGCCAGCCGCCAGGAGCTTACCAATTCCCAGTTAGAGTTGTCGTCGCTGCAGGCTGAGTATCAGGATAAGATAGCCAAATCGGAGTCGGATCGGCGTTCTACCACGGCGTATCAGTTCGATAGCGAAGGCCAGATTGCCAAGATGCGTAACGAACTGGCCAACCTTAGCATTCGGGCCGGCTACTACCATATTCGCGCCCCGCAGGATGGCTATGTGGTGCGGGCGCTGAAAGCGGGTATTGGCGAAATTGTGAAGGAGAGTGAGCCGATTGTGACCGTAATGCCCAACACGCCGGCACTGGCCGCCGAGCTCTACGTACGCCCCATGGACGTGCCACTGCTGAGTGTGGGCCGCAAGGTGCGGCTGCAGTTTGATGGCTGGCCAGCGCTGGTATTCACCGGCTGGCCTGGTACCAGCTTCGGTACTTTCGGGGGCACGGTGGCCGTCATCGACAACATCGACAGCCAGGGGCAATACCGCATCCTCGTAACCCCCGACCCGGACCAGGAGCCCTGGCCCAAGCCGCTGCGTGTGGGCTCTGGCGTGTATGGTTGGGCCCTGCTCGATGATGTGCCGATTTGGTACGAGCTGTGGCGCCAGCTCAATGGCTTCCCGCCCGATTTTGTAGGCAACCCCGGCGCAGACGGCACTACTGGCACGCTGGGAACCAGCAAAGGCGCAAAGGCTGATAAAAGCGCGAAATACGGAGGAGAGGAGGAAGAGTCGAAATGA